One genomic segment of Ricinus communis isolate WT05 ecotype wild-type chromosome 5, ASM1957865v1, whole genome shotgun sequence includes these proteins:
- the LOC8266510 gene encoding probable glutathione S-transferase, translating into MSEGEVVVLDFWVSPFCMRVKIALNEKGVSYEAREEDLFGGKSELLIKSNPVYQKVPVFLHDGKPLSESVVIVGYIDETWPSPALLPPCPYGRAQARFWADYIDKRLFDALGGIWRSKGEDTEVAKKDFIEILKVLEGALGEKDFFGGESFGFVDIIAIPLTCWFLAVEKLADFSVESECPKFAAWIKRCMQRESVAKIIPDPEKVYEFVLMMRKMHGIN; encoded by the exons ATGTCAGAGGGAGAGGTGGTTGTTCTTGACTTTTGGGTTAGCCCTTTCTGCATGAGGGTTAAGATTGCACTGAATGAGAAGGGAGTGAGCTACGAGGCAAGAGAGGAAGATTTATTTGGTGGGAAAAGTGAATTGTTGATAAAATCAAACCCAGTTTACCAAAAGGTACCTGTGTTTTTGCATGACGGGAAGCCATTGAGCGAGTCCGTTGTGATTGTTGGGTACATCGATGAGACATGGCCTTCACCAGCATTGCTCCCACCTTGTCCTTATGGTCGTGCTCAAGCCCGCTTCTGGGCTGATTACATCGACAAAAGG CTATTCGATGCACTTGGTGGAATTTGGAGGAGCAAAGGAGAGGATACAGAGGTAGCAAAGAAAGACTTCATAGAGATATTGAAGGTGTTAGAAGGAGCCCTTGGAGAGAAAGATTTCTTTGGAGGGGAAAGTTTTGGTTTTGTTGATATAATTGCAATCCCTTTAACCTGTTGGTTCTTGGCTGTTGAGAAATTGGCAGACTTCAGTGTGGAATCTGAGTGCCCTAAATTTGCTGCTTGGATAAAGAGGTGCATGCAAAGAGAGAGTGTTGCCAAAATCATTCCTGATCCAGAAAAAGTCTATGAATTTGTGCTCATGATGAGGAAGATGCATGGGATTAATTAG